The following proteins are encoded in a genomic region of Desulfurellaceae bacterium:
- a CDS encoding LLM class F420-dependent oxidoreductase, with translation MKIGVFVFATEYSTDPAILAQRAEALGFASFWVPEHTVMPVHYRSRYPSSAGGKERDAHYARLLAQTFAGRPDSYDRILDPFVALARASAVTHRIELGTGICLVPEHNPLLLAKRVATLDACCGGRFVFGIGAGWLREEAEVMGADFPRRWTQTADAVRAMQQLWTRQESSYAGRYYRFPALRSFPKPARKPHPPVLLGSMNARVFQRIVDWGDGWIPARVTVEEIAAGRAALNTLAEQAGRDPQTLTIVAFGMPGEFRTAEELAGLERAGADQVTIWLTQTEGDEALAELEALAATLLS, from the coding sequence ATGAAAATCGGCGTTTTTGTTTTTGCGACCGAGTACTCGACCGACCCGGCGATTCTTGCCCAACGGGCCGAGGCGCTGGGCTTTGCCTCGTTCTGGGTACCGGAACATACGGTCATGCCGGTCCACTATCGCTCGCGCTATCCCAGCTCGGCCGGAGGCAAAGAACGCGATGCCCACTACGCCCGGCTGCTGGCCCAGACCTTTGCTGGCCGGCCCGATTCCTACGACCGTATTCTGGACCCGTTTGTGGCGCTGGCGCGGGCCTCGGCCGTCACCCACCGGATTGAGTTGGGAACCGGCATTTGCCTGGTGCCGGAGCACAACCCGCTGCTGCTGGCCAAGCGGGTGGCGACGCTCGACGCGTGTTGCGGCGGGCGATTTGTGTTCGGTATTGGAGCCGGCTGGCTGCGGGAAGAGGCCGAGGTCATGGGCGCCGACTTTCCACGGCGCTGGACGCAGACCGCAGATGCGGTCCGGGCCATGCAGCAACTGTGGACACGCCAGGAGTCCAGCTATGCGGGGCGCTACTACCGGTTTCCAGCGCTGCGCTCCTTTCCCAAACCGGCCCGCAAACCCCATCCGCCGGTGCTGTTGGGCAGCATGAACGCCAGGGTCTTCCAGCGTATCGTCGACTGGGGCGATGGCTGGATTCCGGCTCGGGTCACGGTCGAGGAGATTGCGGCGGGCCGGGCGGCGCTGAATACCTTGGCCGAGCAGGCCGGGCGCGATCCGCAGACGCTGACCATCGTGGCCTTTGGCATGCCGGGAGAATTTCGGACGGCTGAGGAACTGGCCGGCCTGGAACGGGCCGGAGCCGATCAGGTGACGATCTGGCTGACCCAGACCGAGGGGGACGAGGCGCTGGCCGAATTGGAGGCGCTGGCCGCGACGCTTCTGTCTTGA
- a CDS encoding CoA transferase, with protein ATHVLVSNWPPRMAPWLEYEHLVEHCGPQVIKIQFDGGYDGRVANDYSMQGATGLAHATGEPHGRPLTIPVAFFDMITGLHGLNAFHVGLRRLAETGQGDCYKIALEQVAFQTLAELGWYAQAETTGESREPIGDNLLDAVHGHYATRDGKFVTLNLIGDSVLRRLREATGMKTLAYDPQGHEIHGDHARYLVVEEI; from the coding sequence AGCCACCCACGTCCTGGTCAGCAACTGGCCGCCGCGCATGGCGCCCTGGCTGGAGTACGAGCACCTGGTCGAGCACTGCGGTCCACAGGTCATCAAGATTCAGTTCGACGGGGGCTACGACGGCCGGGTGGCCAACGACTACTCCATGCAGGGCGCGACCGGCCTGGCCCACGCGACCGGCGAACCCCACGGCCGACCGCTGACCATTCCGGTCGCCTTCTTCGACATGATTACCGGCCTGCACGGCCTCAACGCCTTTCATGTCGGCCTGCGCCGTCTGGCCGAAACCGGCCAGGGCGACTGCTACAAGATCGCCCTCGAACAGGTCGCCTTCCAGACCCTGGCCGAGCTGGGCTGGTACGCCCAGGCCGAGACCACGGGCGAGAGCCGCGAGCCGATCGGCGACAATCTGCTCGACGCCGTCCACGGCCACTATGCGACCCGGGACGGCAAGTTCGTCACCCTGAACCTGATCGGCGACAGCGTGTTGCGCCGGCTGCGTGAGGCGACCGGCATGAAGACCCTGGCCTACGATCCCCAGGGCCACGAGATCCACGGCGATCATGCCCGCTACCTGGTGGTCGAAGAGATCAA
- a CDS encoding DUF420 domain-containing protein, whose protein sequence is MTTSSRTPLSWTVPLSAAISVFLLWLIYWKPAATTQAEWVTVLPATNALCNGLSACCLLAGFFNIRRGRRTAHLRCMLGAVACSVVFLVGYIVYHHFHGDTPFPGQGLVRPVYFAILISHIVLSIVALPLVLTTLYYAATAQYPTHRRLARYTFPIWLYVSVSGVAVFFFLRAYT, encoded by the coding sequence ATGACCACATCGAGCCGTACCCCCCTGAGTTGGACCGTGCCGCTGAGCGCCGCCATCAGCGTGTTTCTGCTGTGGTTGATTTACTGGAAACCGGCCGCCACCACCCAGGCCGAGTGGGTCACGGTTCTGCCCGCCACCAACGCCTTGTGCAATGGCCTGAGCGCGTGCTGCCTGCTGGCCGGATTCTTCAATATCCGACGCGGCAGGCGTACCGCCCACCTGCGCTGCATGCTCGGCGCGGTGGCGTGCTCAGTCGTGTTTCTGGTCGGCTATATCGTCTACCACCATTTTCACGGCGATACGCCGTTTCCGGGCCAGGGCCTGGTGCGACCGGTCTACTTCGCCATCCTCATCAGCCATATCGTCCTGTCCATCGTCGCCCTGCCGCTGGTCCTGACCACGCTGTACTACGCCGCGACCGCCCAGTACCCGACCCACCGCCGGCTGGCTCGCTATACCTTTCCCATCTGGCTGTACGTCTCGGTCAGCGGCGTGGCCGTGTTTTTCTTTTTGCGCGCCTACACCTGA
- a CDS encoding GFA family protein, producing MSETNGETRPVRGSCFCGAVRFEVRLPTLFCGHCHCSMCRRIHGAGYVTWTAVKDTQFRFVNGEDQLTVYHSSDHGRRSFCRECGSTMFCISTHHPEVIDIVLANLQDKIDREPQGHYYFSDRVEWIALGDELPRFGGETGTTPLPHTH from the coding sequence ATGAGCGAAACCAATGGAGAGACAAGGCCGGTCCGAGGATCGTGTTTCTGTGGCGCGGTCAGGTTTGAGGTCCGTCTGCCGACGCTGTTCTGCGGGCACTGCCACTGCTCAATGTGCCGGCGCATTCATGGGGCGGGCTATGTGACCTGGACTGCGGTCAAGGATACGCAGTTCCGTTTTGTGAACGGCGAAGACCAGTTGACCGTCTACCACTCTTCAGACCATGGCCGCCGCTCCTTCTGCCGGGAGTGTGGCAGCACCATGTTCTGCATATCGACCCATCACCCGGAGGTGATTGATATCGTCCTGGCCAATTTGCAGGACAAGATCGACCGTGAGCCACAGGGACACTATTACTTTTCGGATCGGGTTGAGTGGATCGCGCTCGGTGACGAACTGCCGCGCTTTGGTGGCGAGACCGGCACTACGCCGCTGCCGCACACGCATTAA
- a CDS encoding metallophosphoesterase family protein, with protein MRIGLVTDTHIPSTIQHLWDEVRDVFTGVDLILHGGDIVTPRVLDWLEQIAPTLAAEGNNDGGWHDPRMQPVHWLDLEGWRLVMLHDMEPEERPIARLQEVYLKGQQADIMITGHTHYERLDYRDGVLQINTGSATHPHLWSTRLGTVGLLDLAPGKITARIVSLGDSPELPNPGQELFFDLETHQAQQAAASASSTPPD; from the coding sequence ATGCGTATCGGCCTGGTCACCGACACCCATATCCCGAGCACAATTCAGCACTTGTGGGACGAGGTCAGAGATGTCTTTACCGGGGTGGACCTGATTTTACACGGCGGCGACATTGTGACACCCCGGGTGCTGGACTGGCTCGAACAGATCGCTCCGACCCTGGCGGCCGAGGGCAACAACGACGGCGGCTGGCACGACCCCCGCATGCAGCCCGTCCACTGGCTCGACCTGGAGGGCTGGCGGCTGGTCATGCTCCACGACATGGAACCCGAGGAACGCCCGATTGCGCGCCTGCAAGAGGTCTACCTCAAGGGCCAGCAGGCCGACATCATGATTACCGGCCACACCCACTATGAGCGTCTGGACTACCGGGACGGGGTGCTGCAAATCAACACCGGCAGCGCCACCCATCCGCACCTGTGGTCCACCCGGCTGGGGACGGTCGGCCTGCTCGACCTGGCGCCGGGCAAGATCACGGCCCGGATTGTCAGTCTCGGCGACAGCCCCGAGCTGCCCAACCCCGGCCAGGAGCTGTTTTTCGACCTGGAGACGCATCAGGCCCAGCAGGCTGCGGCGTCAGCTTCGTCCACACCGCCGGATTAG
- a CDS encoding CoA transferase gives MPQLLSGIRVIDLSMWWAGPFVTQLLGDMGAEIIKIESIQVPDGWRFTVPNAAHDKPWELSSYYNGVNRNKYGLTLNLQDPRGIELCKRLVGMGDIVVENYTPRVMTNFGLDYAKLRAIKPDIIMLSLSGYGGTGPWRDYTAFAFPVEDMSGFPQLTGYEDDDTPRRWGNSGVDAISGLTGAYAILTALEHRRRTGEGQRIDLSMVVSGRAAARLSGQSAPAAAPGQPSSGPRSSRHISLQGRRQVGVHRRDKRGGMARAVYDPGSLRLAWRSPLRRSARPP, from the coding sequence ATGCCACAGCTCCTGTCCGGAATTCGCGTCATTGACCTGAGCATGTGGTGGGCCGGACCGTTTGTGACCCAGCTGCTGGGTGATATGGGCGCCGAGATTATCAAGATCGAATCGATCCAAGTCCCGGACGGCTGGCGCTTCACCGTCCCCAACGCCGCTCATGACAAGCCCTGGGAACTGTCCTCGTATTACAATGGCGTCAATCGCAACAAATACGGCCTCACCCTGAACCTTCAGGATCCGCGCGGGATCGAGCTGTGCAAACGCCTGGTCGGCATGGGCGACATTGTGGTTGAGAACTACACCCCGCGGGTGATGACGAACTTCGGGCTCGACTATGCGAAACTGCGCGCCATAAAGCCGGACATCATTATGCTGTCCCTCTCGGGCTATGGCGGAACAGGGCCGTGGCGCGATTACACCGCCTTCGCCTTCCCGGTCGAGGACATGTCGGGCTTCCCACAGCTGACGGGCTATGAGGACGATGACACGCCCCGACGCTGGGGCAACTCCGGCGTGGACGCCATTTCCGGCCTGACTGGAGCCTATGCCATCTTAACCGCCCTGGAACACCGGCGTCGGACCGGTGAGGGGCAGCGCATCGACCTGTCGATGGTCGTTTCTGGGCGGGCCGCTGCTCGACTATCAGGTCAATCAGCACCTGCCGCAGCGCCAGGGCAACCATCATCCGGCCCACGCTCCTCACGGCATATATCCCTGCAAGGGCGAAGACAGGTGGGTGTCCATCGCCGTGACAAACGAGGAGGAATGGCGCGCGCTGTGTACGACCCTGGATCGCTCAGACTGGCCTGGCGATCCCCGCTTCGCCGATCCGCTCGCCCGCCATGA
- a CDS encoding aromatic ring-hydroxylating dioxygenase subunit alpha — protein sequence MHAVDVAPQIAWPEQADTRVPYQVFVDPAIYEREQERIFRGPVWNYVGLEAELPEPGDFKASFIGDTPIVVTRGKDGRLHAFVNRCAHRGSLVCRELRGNRMTHTCVYHQWSYNLEGDLIGVPFRKGIEGKGGYDADFDPGQHALHKLTIDSYQGLIFVSFARELHALEDYLGPDMRPWIDRLFGRPIQILGYSRQFIRANWKLYAENVRDPYHASLLHLFHTTFGLYRSSMGGGVTMDEQGRHDMVQSYKRTEEQETAAYKNAGLRTYKKGYSLADPSLLQSRPELEPQLTNQIQTIFPGLVLQQIQNTLATRQVLPKAPDRFELIFTYFGYQDDDDELRAIRLKQANFVGPAGLISMEDGHATEIVQQAIVRDRDAASYIAFGGDSVENQGNLLTETAIRGFWQYYRGVMGFAA from the coding sequence ATGCACGCCGTTGATGTCGCCCCGCAGATCGCCTGGCCCGAACAGGCCGACACCCGCGTTCCGTATCAGGTGTTTGTTGACCCTGCCATTTATGAACGCGAGCAGGAGCGCATTTTCCGGGGCCCGGTGTGGAACTATGTCGGCTTGGAGGCCGAGCTGCCCGAGCCCGGCGACTTCAAGGCCAGCTTTATCGGGGATACGCCGATTGTGGTGACGCGCGGCAAGGACGGCCGTTTGCACGCCTTTGTCAACCGCTGCGCCCACCGGGGCTCGCTGGTGTGTCGGGAGCTGCGCGGCAACCGGATGACCCATACGTGTGTGTATCACCAGTGGAGCTATAACCTTGAGGGCGACCTGATCGGCGTCCCGTTCCGCAAGGGCATCGAGGGCAAGGGCGGCTACGACGCGGACTTCGATCCCGGCCAGCACGCGCTCCACAAGCTGACTATCGACTCCTACCAAGGGCTGATTTTTGTGTCGTTTGCGCGCGAGCTGCACGCGCTCGAAGACTACCTGGGGCCGGACATGCGACCCTGGATCGACCGTCTGTTCGGCCGTCCGATCCAGATCCTGGGCTACTCGCGGCAGTTCATCCGGGCCAACTGGAAGCTGTACGCCGAGAATGTCCGCGACCCCTATCACGCCAGCCTACTGCACCTGTTCCACACCACCTTTGGCCTGTACCGGTCGTCCATGGGCGGTGGGGTGACGATGGACGAGCAGGGTCGCCACGATATGGTCCAGTCCTACAAACGGACCGAGGAACAGGAAACCGCAGCCTACAAAAATGCCGGGCTGCGGACGTATAAAAAAGGCTATAGCCTGGCCGACCCCTCGCTGCTCCAGTCGCGGCCCGAGTTGGAGCCGCAGCTGACCAACCAGATCCAGACGATTTTTCCCGGCCTGGTCTTGCAGCAGATTCAGAATACCCTGGCCACCCGTCAGGTCCTGCCTAAAGCGCCCGACCGGTTTGAGTTGATCTTTACCTATTTTGGCTATCAGGATGACGACGACGAGCTGCGCGCCATCCGTCTCAAGCAGGCCAATTTTGTCGGCCCGGCCGGCTTGATCTCCATGGAAGACGGCCATGCGACCGAGATTGTGCAGCAGGCTATTGTGCGCGACCGAGACGCGGCCTCGTATATCGCCTTTGGCGGTGACAGTGTGGAGAACCAGGGCAATCTGCTGACCGAGACGGCCATCCGGGGCTTCTGGCAGTATTATCGGGGCGTCATGGGCTTTGCCGCCTGA
- a CDS encoding aromatic-ring-hydroxylating dioxygenase subunit beta: MISLERRLVIEDLLHAYVHCIDEDRLEEWPGFFAAACEYRIVPRENADQDLPIPLMSCDSQGMLSDRVTAHRRANIFGPHFYRHLVSSILLTEQADGLIAARSNYVVFRTWADVVQYGATEVFSTGAYHDRIVFEDGRAKFRQRLVIVDTCRIDSLLVTPL; the protein is encoded by the coding sequence ATGATCAGTCTGGAACGCCGTCTTGTCATCGAAGACCTGCTGCACGCCTATGTCCACTGTATTGATGAGGACAGGCTGGAGGAGTGGCCGGGGTTTTTTGCCGCCGCGTGCGAGTACCGAATCGTCCCGCGTGAGAATGCGGACCAGGATCTCCCGATTCCGCTCATGTCGTGCGACAGCCAGGGCATGTTGAGCGACCGGGTGACCGCCCATCGCCGGGCGAATATCTTTGGGCCCCATTTTTATCGCCATCTGGTCAGCAGCATCCTGCTGACCGAGCAGGCCGACGGGCTGATCGCGGCGCGCTCGAACTATGTCGTCTTTCGGACCTGGGCGGATGTGGTCCAGTACGGGGCGACCGAGGTGTTCAGTACGGGCGCCTACCACGATCGGATCGTGTTTGAGGACGGCCGGGCAAAATTCAGGCAGCGGCTGGTGATTGTCGATACGTGTCGGATCGACTCGCTGCTCGTCACGCCGCTGTAG
- a CDS encoding TauD/TfdA family dioxygenase, with protein sequence MSVTFRQLTTSFGAEVSGVDIAAGVSDADISRIVTLFNEYSVLVFRGQPMTDAQQIRFSQRFAELGDFPGLEKTVVQNPGAGTPIAVLSNLDEHGVIIPPDDERMVFNSGNEMWHTDSSFKRVPATASMLSGRDVPPSGGDTQFASQRAAYVDLDEELKRRLEAYVAIHDFAYSRSLIDPGVMTEEQKRETPPVPQAVVRANPVNGRKNLYTGAHASHIRGLPLEEGRALIGRLTRFSVQTAYTHTHQWQPQDFVIWDNRCCLHRGRPWNKTTYARVMHRTTVMGVGPTAE encoded by the coding sequence ATGAGCGTGACGTTTCGACAGTTGACCACCAGCTTCGGAGCCGAGGTGTCGGGGGTTGATATTGCGGCCGGGGTCAGCGATGCAGACATCAGCCGCATCGTCACCCTGTTCAACGAATACTCGGTTCTGGTGTTTCGCGGCCAGCCGATGACGGACGCCCAGCAGATCCGGTTCAGCCAGCGCTTTGCCGAGCTGGGGGATTTTCCTGGGCTCGAAAAGACGGTTGTGCAGAATCCCGGAGCTGGCACGCCCATCGCCGTGCTGTCCAATCTCGACGAACACGGCGTCATCATCCCCCCGGACGATGAGCGCATGGTCTTCAACTCCGGCAACGAGATGTGGCACACCGACAGCTCCTTCAAGCGCGTGCCCGCCACCGCCTCCATGCTGTCCGGCCGGGACGTGCCACCCAGCGGCGGCGATACCCAGTTTGCCAGCCAGCGGGCTGCCTATGTGGACCTGGACGAGGAGCTGAAACGGCGGCTTGAAGCCTATGTGGCGATCCACGACTTCGCCTATTCGCGCAGCCTGATTGACCCCGGCGTGATGACCGAGGAGCAAAAGCGCGAGACCCCGCCGGTTCCCCAAGCCGTCGTCCGCGCCAACCCGGTCAACGGCCGCAAGAACCTCTACACCGGAGCCCACGCCTCACACATTCGCGGCCTGCCGCTCGAAGAAGGCCGGGCGCTGATCGGGCGGCTGACCCGATTCTCGGTTCAGACTGCCTACACCCACACCCACCAATGGCAGCCCCAGGACTTTGTGATCTGGGACAACCGCTGCTGTCTGCACCGCGGCCGGCCGTGGAACAAAACCACCTATGCTCGGGTCATGCACCGCACGACCGTGATGGGCGTCGGCCCAACCGCTGAATAG
- a CDS encoding ureidoglycolate lyase: MDQSVKIKMRPLTPEAFEPYGKLLQSKKLIYPETEEGKVAMELLRLKHRANANRMDQMAIHFSYNQTFIPVQGSMVLVVAPPPSNREAGPEGYELDYDKIAAFVVDPGQAAFIYKGTWHNALTLGSECQFINVTRKDTGEGTSPGEELEGKIEKITAIRPYVENINMSKRDGKVIELEV, from the coding sequence ATGGACCAGAGCGTTAAAATCAAGATGCGACCGCTGACCCCCGAAGCCTTTGAGCCCTACGGCAAGCTGCTCCAGAGCAAAAAGCTGATCTACCCCGAGACCGAGGAGGGGAAGGTGGCCATGGAGCTGCTGCGCCTCAAGCACCGGGCCAACGCCAACCGGATGGACCAGATGGCCATCCACTTCAGCTATAACCAGACCTTTATTCCGGTCCAGGGCTCGATGGTGCTCGTCGTTGCCCCGCCGCCGAGCAACCGCGAGGCCGGGCCCGAAGGCTATGAGCTGGACTACGATAAAATCGCCGCCTTCGTGGTTGATCCCGGCCAGGCCGCGTTCATCTATAAGGGCACCTGGCACAACGCCCTGACCCTCGGCTCGGAGTGTCAGTTCATCAATGTCACTCGCAAGGACACGGGTGAGGGCACCAGCCCGGGCGAGGAACTCGAAGGCAAGATTGAGAAGATCACCGCAATTCGGCCCTACGTCGAAAACATCAATATGAGCAAACGTGACGGCAAGGTGATTGAGCTGGAGGTCTGA
- a CDS encoding CoA transferase, translating into MELMHTLQAAGVPAMPVLSSADVLNDPHMQARDYFQRTTRAEIGPHAHGLHWAHFSETPLSLRRPAPLLGEHNTFVLKELLGLSDAQLSDLERAKVIGTTFVGSARL; encoded by the coding sequence ATGGAATTGATGCACACCCTCCAGGCGGCCGGGGTGCCAGCCATGCCGGTTCTGTCCTCGGCCGATGTCCTCAACGATCCACATATGCAAGCCCGGGACTATTTTCAGCGCACGACCCGGGCGGAGATTGGTCCGCACGCCCACGGCCTGCACTGGGCGCACTTCTCCGAAACGCCGCTCAGCCTGCGCCGGCCAGCCCCGCTGTTGGGCGAACACAACACGTTTGTGCTGAAGGAACTCTTGGGGCTGAGTGACGCACAGCTGAGCGATCTCGAACGCGCCAAGGTCATTGGCACCACGTTTGTCGGTTCGGCCCGCCTGTGA
- a CDS encoding ATP-binding protein — MLSNAPGFLSLYAEREIHFEEVYADILHRAYRPLLRGPMDSLRRRLLTKLQKAIDGKVTVNNDEFFLRNKQGNLEFTLLAEGMRKLGLLWLLIQNGTLQNGSVLFWDEPETNLNPKLFGILIDILLELQRGCVQIFLATHDYFILKELDLQKKSGDKGDKRNRLQHDGQLS; from the coding sequence ATGCTTTCTAACGCGCCCGGGTTCTTGTCCCTTTATGCGGAGCGCGAAATCCACTTTGAAGAGGTTTACGCCGATATCCTCCACCGGGCCTATCGTCCGTTACTACGTGGTCCTATGGACAGTCTTCGCAGGCGTTTGCTCACTAAGCTGCAAAAGGCCATAGACGGAAAAGTTACGGTCAACAATGATGAATTTTTCCTGCGGAATAAACAGGGCAACCTCGAATTCACTCTGCTCGCCGAAGGAATGCGCAAACTCGGATTATTGTGGCTTTTAATACAGAACGGCACTTTGCAGAACGGCTCTGTCCTGTTCTGGGATGAGCCTGAGACTAATCTGAACCCGAAGCTGTTCGGCATCTTGATAGACATTCTGCTGGAATTGCAGCGCGGCTGTGTACAGATATTCCTGGCAACTCACGATTATTTCATCCTCAAAGAACTTGATCTTCAAAAGAAAAGCGGCGACAAAGGAGACAAGCGGAATCGCCTGCAACACGACGGACAGCTATCTTGA
- a CDS encoding CoA transferase, producing MPKAEPSPSALSALRILDLSSGIAGGYCTKLLADYGAEVVKVETPGTGDSLRRWGPFPQNDPDAERGLLHWYLNANKRGLTLDVTNPAGRTILRDLLAHFDIVVESFPPARAAALRVTYEALRGDRNDLIWLSITPFGQTGPYADYKATDLLIQAASAWPYMGGLPDREPMKTGGFISHYVTGTYGALAGLAAWLSLRSGGTGQHIDLAAMEALQSTNEYAALSHSGPGEVKEVRGRGNLGVGTGITECQDGHVGINVLTGNQWEMFWSFIGRPELAEDPRFQTPVGRMQHWDEVAALIRGWAKEHTREEIFAAQEWRIPLTLIARIDEILDFPQHAARGFFVERELPGVGPVRQPGAPFQMSASPWNLRRSAPALGQHNADILCDTLGMQPDELVLLRRRGVI from the coding sequence ATGCCCAAGGCCGAACCGTCTCCCAGCGCCCTGTCCGCCCTGCGCATCCTCGACCTCTCAAGCGGGATTGCCGGCGGCTATTGCACCAAGCTGTTGGCCGACTATGGCGCCGAGGTGGTCAAGGTCGAAACACCCGGTACGGGTGACTCACTCCGTCGCTGGGGGCCTTTCCCACAGAACGATCCGGATGCCGAGCGCGGCCTGCTCCACTGGTATCTCAACGCCAACAAGCGGGGCCTGACACTCGATGTGACGAATCCGGCCGGCCGGACAATCCTTCGGGACCTGCTGGCGCACTTTGATATTGTGGTCGAGAGCTTTCCTCCGGCCCGAGCCGCAGCGCTTCGGGTGACCTATGAGGCGCTGCGTGGCGACCGCAACGACCTGATCTGGCTGTCGATCACACCCTTCGGCCAGACCGGACCCTATGCCGATTACAAAGCCACCGACCTGCTGATTCAGGCTGCCAGCGCCTGGCCGTATATGGGCGGCCTGCCCGACCGCGAACCCATGAAAACCGGTGGCTTCATCAGTCACTATGTTACCGGCACCTACGGCGCACTGGCCGGGCTGGCAGCCTGGTTGTCTCTCAGGTCCGGCGGAACAGGCCAACACATCGACCTGGCGGCAATGGAAGCCCTGCAAAGCACGAACGAATACGCGGCGCTGAGTCATTCGGGTCCGGGTGAGGTCAAGGAAGTCAGGGGGCGGGGTAATCTCGGAGTGGGGACGGGCATCACAGAGTGTCAGGACGGTCACGTCGGCATCAACGTGTTGACCGGCAACCAGTGGGAGATGTTCTGGTCCTTCATCGGACGACCCGAGCTGGCCGAGGACCCGCGCTTTCAAACCCCCGTCGGCCGCATGCAGCACTGGGACGAGGTTGCCGCTCTCATTCGGGGCTGGGCCAAGGAGCACACCCGGGAAGAAATCTTTGCCGCCCAGGAGTGGCGGATTCCACTGACGCTCATCGCCAGGATCGACGAGATCTTGGACTTTCCCCAGCACGCGGCGCGCGGCTTCTTTGTCGAACGCGAGCTGCCCGGAGTCGGCCCGGTCCGCCAACCTGGCGCGCCCTTTCAGATGAGCGCCAGCCCCTGGAATCTACGGCGCAGCGCTCCGGCGCTGGGCCAGCACAACGCCGACATCCTGTGTGACACGCTCGGCATGCAGCCTGACGAGCTGGTTTTGCTGCGCCGTCGCGGGGTCATTTAA